The following are from one region of the Corythoichthys intestinalis isolate RoL2023-P3 chromosome 17, ASM3026506v1, whole genome shotgun sequence genome:
- the nars1 gene encoding asparagine--tRNA ligase, cytoplasmic isoform X2, which translates to MATDIIKGEVYVSEKCGNDQDGDGSEQKPFKTPLKALLFIGKEPFPTIYVDSQKEEERWAVISKTQMKNAKKAFNREQAKTDSKEKKEAEDNERREKNLEEAKKIIVQKDPSLPDPETVKIHQLETKRGQRVKVFGWVHRLRRQGKNLMFIVLRDGTGFLQCVLSDKLCQCYNGLMLSTESSVALYGVVTPVPAGKQAPGGHELHCDFWELIGLAPAGGADNLLNEESDVDVQLNNRHMMIRGENVSKVLRVRSLVTQCFRDHFFSRGYHEVFPPTLVQTQVEGGSTLFNLNYFGEQAYLTQSSQLYLETCIPALGDSFCIAQSYRAEQSRTRRHLSEYTHVEAECPFITFDDLLNRLEDLVCDVVDRVLKSPAGQLLYDINPGFKPPKRPFKRMNYTDAIAWLKEHDIKKDDGTYYEFGEDIPEAPERLMTDTINETILLCRFPAEIKSFYMQRCPEDRRLTESVDVLMPNVGEIVGGSMRIWDAEELLEGYKREGIDPTPYYWYNDQRKYGTCPHGGYGLGLERFLTWLLNRHHIRDVCLYPRFIQRCRP; encoded by the exons ATGGCTACGGATATAATCAAAG GTGAAGTGTACGTGTCGGAGAAATGTGGCAATGACCAGGATGGAGATGGATCTGAGCAGAAACCCTTCAAGACGCCTCTCAAA GCTCTGCTCTTCATCGGCAAAGAACCATTCCCTACAATCTACGTAGATTCGCAGAAGGAGGAGGAG CGTTGGGCGGTGATCTCCAAGACACAGATGAAGAATGCAAAGAAAGCTTTCAACCGTGAACAGGCCAAGACTGACTCCAAAGAAAAGAAGGAG GCAGAAGACAATGAGAGAAGAGAGAAAAACTTAGAAGAAGCCAAGAAAATAATTGTTCAAAAGGACCCCAGTTTGCCTGATCCAGAAACG GTAAAAATCCATCAACTCGAAACAAAGAGAGGTCAGAGAGTCAAAGTGTTTGGATGGGTTCATCGTCTTAGGAGACAAG GGAAAAATTTGATGTTCATTGTGCTGAGAGATGGAACCGGTTTCCTGCAGTGTGTCCTTTCTGATAAATTG TGCCAGTGCTATAATGGCTTAATGTTGTCAACGGAAAGCAGTGTTGCTCTTTATGGCGTTGTGACTCCAGTTCCTGCTGGTAAACAG GCACCAGGAGGCCACGAGCTACACTGCGACTTCTGGGAACTGATCGGCCTTGCGCCAGCTGGcggggctgacaacctcctgaaCGAAGAGTCTGATGTGGATGTCCAGCTTAACAACAGGCACATGATGATCAGAGGAGAGAATGTGTCCAAGGTCCTCAGAGTCCGATCTCTGGTAACGCAGTGCTTCAGGGACCACTTCTTCAGCCGAGGTTACCATGAG GTTTTTCCTCCTACTTTGGTGCAGACTCAGGTGGAGGGCGGCTCCACACTGTTTAACCTCAACTACTTTGGCGAGCAGGCTTATTTGACTCAGTCATCACAGCTTTACCTGGAGACATGCATACCTGCGTTAGGCGATAGCTTCTGCATTGCTCAGTCCTACCGAGCTGAGCAGTCTCGCACCCGCAGACACCTTTCAGA GTACACTCACGTTGAAGCTGAATGTCCTTTCATTACCTTTGACGACTTGCTCAACAGACTGGAGGACTTAGTGTGTGATGTTGTTGATCGAGTATTAAAATCCCCTGCTGGGCAACTACTCTATGACATCAACCCG GGCTTCAAACCCCCTAAAAGGCCTTTCAAGAGGATGAACTACACTGATGCCATTGCGTGGCTCAAAGAACATGACATTAAGAAGGATGATGGCACCTACTATGAGTTTGGAGAG GACATCCCCGAGGCTCCTGAGAGGTTGATGACAGACACCATCAATGAAACCATTCTGCTTTGTCGTTTCCCAGCTGAGATCAAATCATTCTACATGCAGCGCTGCCCTGAGGACAGGCGGCTGACAGAATCT GTTGATGTTTTGATGCCAAATGTGGGTGAGATTGTTGGAGGATCAATGCGTATCTGGGACGCTGAGGAGCTGCTTGAGGGTTACAAGAGAGAGGGCATCGACCCAACCCCATACTACTGGTACAATGATCAG AGGAAGTATGGCACGTGTCCTCACGGTGGTTACGGCCTTGGTCTTGAGCGTTTCCTCACCTGGCTACTGAACAGACACCACATAAGAGACGTCTGCCTTTACCCAAGATTCATCCAGCGTTGCCGGCCCTAA
- the nars1 gene encoding asparagine--tRNA ligase, cytoplasmic isoform X1, producing MATDIIKGVDQVSVGEVYVSEKCGNDQDGDGSEQKPFKTPLKALLFIGKEPFPTIYVDSQKEEERWAVISKTQMKNAKKAFNREQAKTDSKEKKEAEDNERREKNLEEAKKIIVQKDPSLPDPETVKIHQLETKRGQRVKVFGWVHRLRRQGKNLMFIVLRDGTGFLQCVLSDKLCQCYNGLMLSTESSVALYGVVTPVPAGKQAPGGHELHCDFWELIGLAPAGGADNLLNEESDVDVQLNNRHMMIRGENVSKVLRVRSLVTQCFRDHFFSRGYHEVFPPTLVQTQVEGGSTLFNLNYFGEQAYLTQSSQLYLETCIPALGDSFCIAQSYRAEQSRTRRHLSEYTHVEAECPFITFDDLLNRLEDLVCDVVDRVLKSPAGQLLYDINPGFKPPKRPFKRMNYTDAIAWLKEHDIKKDDGTYYEFGEDIPEAPERLMTDTINETILLCRFPAEIKSFYMQRCPEDRRLTESVDVLMPNVGEIVGGSMRIWDAEELLEGYKREGIDPTPYYWYNDQRKYGTCPHGGYGLGLERFLTWLLNRHHIRDVCLYPRFIQRCRP from the exons ATGGCTACGGATATAATCAAAGGTGTGGACCAAGTGTCTGTTG GTGAAGTGTACGTGTCGGAGAAATGTGGCAATGACCAGGATGGAGATGGATCTGAGCAGAAACCCTTCAAGACGCCTCTCAAA GCTCTGCTCTTCATCGGCAAAGAACCATTCCCTACAATCTACGTAGATTCGCAGAAGGAGGAGGAG CGTTGGGCGGTGATCTCCAAGACACAGATGAAGAATGCAAAGAAAGCTTTCAACCGTGAACAGGCCAAGACTGACTCCAAAGAAAAGAAGGAG GCAGAAGACAATGAGAGAAGAGAGAAAAACTTAGAAGAAGCCAAGAAAATAATTGTTCAAAAGGACCCCAGTTTGCCTGATCCAGAAACG GTAAAAATCCATCAACTCGAAACAAAGAGAGGTCAGAGAGTCAAAGTGTTTGGATGGGTTCATCGTCTTAGGAGACAAG GGAAAAATTTGATGTTCATTGTGCTGAGAGATGGAACCGGTTTCCTGCAGTGTGTCCTTTCTGATAAATTG TGCCAGTGCTATAATGGCTTAATGTTGTCAACGGAAAGCAGTGTTGCTCTTTATGGCGTTGTGACTCCAGTTCCTGCTGGTAAACAG GCACCAGGAGGCCACGAGCTACACTGCGACTTCTGGGAACTGATCGGCCTTGCGCCAGCTGGcggggctgacaacctcctgaaCGAAGAGTCTGATGTGGATGTCCAGCTTAACAACAGGCACATGATGATCAGAGGAGAGAATGTGTCCAAGGTCCTCAGAGTCCGATCTCTGGTAACGCAGTGCTTCAGGGACCACTTCTTCAGCCGAGGTTACCATGAG GTTTTTCCTCCTACTTTGGTGCAGACTCAGGTGGAGGGCGGCTCCACACTGTTTAACCTCAACTACTTTGGCGAGCAGGCTTATTTGACTCAGTCATCACAGCTTTACCTGGAGACATGCATACCTGCGTTAGGCGATAGCTTCTGCATTGCTCAGTCCTACCGAGCTGAGCAGTCTCGCACCCGCAGACACCTTTCAGA GTACACTCACGTTGAAGCTGAATGTCCTTTCATTACCTTTGACGACTTGCTCAACAGACTGGAGGACTTAGTGTGTGATGTTGTTGATCGAGTATTAAAATCCCCTGCTGGGCAACTACTCTATGACATCAACCCG GGCTTCAAACCCCCTAAAAGGCCTTTCAAGAGGATGAACTACACTGATGCCATTGCGTGGCTCAAAGAACATGACATTAAGAAGGATGATGGCACCTACTATGAGTTTGGAGAG GACATCCCCGAGGCTCCTGAGAGGTTGATGACAGACACCATCAATGAAACCATTCTGCTTTGTCGTTTCCCAGCTGAGATCAAATCATTCTACATGCAGCGCTGCCCTGAGGACAGGCGGCTGACAGAATCT GTTGATGTTTTGATGCCAAATGTGGGTGAGATTGTTGGAGGATCAATGCGTATCTGGGACGCTGAGGAGCTGCTTGAGGGTTACAAGAGAGAGGGCATCGACCCAACCCCATACTACTGGTACAATGATCAG AGGAAGTATGGCACGTGTCCTCACGGTGGTTACGGCCTTGGTCTTGAGCGTTTCCTCACCTGGCTACTGAACAGACACCACATAAGAGACGTCTGCCTTTACCCAAGATTCATCCAGCGTTGCCGGCCCTAA